The proteins below come from a single Methyloprofundus sedimenti genomic window:
- a CDS encoding MATE family efflux transporter: MIIANISTPLLGLVDTAVMGHLDNADFLAAVALAGLIFSFIFWSFGFLRMGTSGLSAQAFGANDSLALKAILVRAIVLALSISLLILLFQQPIAAFSFYLINCDYSIEPLAQQYFYIRIWSAPATLCQYVILGWFLGRQNTKSPLFIVVTVNLCNICLDLLFVVHYGMNSAGVALASVLAEYAGLILGIILVARSIPQCSRSLSWSYLFQLDKIKPMLLMNSHLFVRTLCLIFTFSFFTVQGEKFGSAILAANAVLMNFQTFMAYALDGFAHAAEALIGRALGANNKRLFQQSLKTTGLWSLLIALLFTLIFSYAGKDIINALTHLTEVREPAYEYLPWLIVLPLISFSSFLMDGVFIGATLSRQMRDCILLALFLVFLPTWYCTQALGNHGLWLALSVFMLIRSLMMLSYYLFYQQALITSMRSKPD, translated from the coding sequence ATGATAATTGCCAATATCTCTACGCCCTTATTGGGCCTGGTTGATACCGCTGTTATGGGGCATCTGGATAATGCCGACTTCCTGGCCGCTGTCGCGCTTGCCGGGCTGATTTTCAGTTTTATTTTTTGGAGTTTTGGCTTTTTACGCATGGGCACCTCAGGGCTTAGTGCTCAAGCTTTTGGGGCTAATGATTCACTCGCATTAAAAGCTATACTAGTTCGCGCTATTGTTCTTGCTCTCAGTATTTCCCTACTGATTCTTTTATTTCAACAGCCCATTGCTGCGTTTAGCTTTTACCTGATTAATTGTGACTATAGTATCGAGCCTTTGGCACAGCAATATTTTTATATACGTATCTGGAGCGCTCCTGCAACGTTATGTCAGTATGTGATTTTAGGCTGGTTTTTAGGCAGGCAAAATACTAAGAGTCCTTTATTTATCGTAGTCACGGTTAATTTATGTAATATTTGCTTAGACCTGCTGTTTGTCGTGCACTACGGCATGAATTCCGCAGGCGTTGCACTGGCCTCGGTATTGGCTGAATATGCCGGCTTAATTCTTGGGATTATCCTGGTCGCGCGGAGTATTCCCCAGTGTTCTCGTTCCCTGTCATGGTCTTATCTGTTTCAACTCGACAAGATTAAACCCATGCTCTTGATGAATAGTCATTTGTTTGTGCGTACTCTGTGTTTAATTTTTACCTTTAGTTTTTTTACCGTACAAGGTGAAAAATTTGGGAGTGCTATTTTAGCGGCCAATGCTGTTTTAATGAATTTTCAGACGTTTATGGCATATGCTTTAGATGGCTTTGCTCATGCAGCAGAAGCCTTGATTGGTCGTGCTTTAGGGGCAAACAATAAGCGCCTGTTTCAACAATCGCTAAAGACCACAGGCTTATGGTCTTTGCTTATTGCGCTGCTATTTACACTCATATTTAGTTACGCAGGGAAAGACATTATCAATGCTTTGACTCATTTAACCGAAGTACGTGAACCAGCCTATGAGTATTTACCCTGGCTGATCGTCTTACCGCTAATATCTTTTAGCAGTTTTCTAATGGATGGCGTCTTTATCGGAGCAACTTTATCCAGGCAAATGCGTGATTGTATTTTACTTGCGCTGTTTTTGGTTTTTCTACCTACCTGGTATTGCACTCAAGCTTTGGGCAACCATGGATTGTGGCTGGCATTAAGCGTGTTTATGCTTATTCGTAGCCTGATGATGCTGAGCTATTATTTATTTTACCAACAGGCACTGATAACTAGCATGCGCAGTAAACCGGATTAA
- a CDS encoding glycerophosphoryl diester phosphodiesterase membrane domain-containing protein, translating into MQTNQHMKPVSGSLQEGIAAPYDFTVSEVFQEAWQRTSGFKAPVLGAVLIIFLALTAISVGSILLMNLFNMVDPAFASILTGVFNFLISLASYPLFAGVLMMGLYRAVDAAVDFNLAFSYFSYSLPIIIAACFASLLVMLGFMLLVIPGIYLCIAYIFTLPLIIEKGMDFWQAMETSRKAVHQHWFKIFFIYVMIGIIYLISLIPFGIGLIWAVPFFVALHGVLYRRIFGIDAI; encoded by the coding sequence ATGCAAACAAATCAACATATGAAACCAGTATCAGGTAGTCTGCAAGAGGGCATTGCTGCTCCTTATGATTTTACTGTCTCGGAAGTTTTTCAGGAAGCCTGGCAGCGAACTTCTGGTTTCAAAGCGCCTGTTTTAGGTGCTGTTCTAATCATTTTTTTGGCACTTACCGCAATAAGTGTTGGCTCTATCTTGCTAATGAACTTATTTAACATGGTAGATCCAGCTTTTGCATCTATCTTAACGGGTGTTTTTAACTTTCTTATATCATTGGCCAGCTATCCGCTTTTTGCAGGCGTTTTAATGATGGGTCTATATCGCGCGGTAGATGCCGCTGTTGATTTTAATTTGGCTTTTTCTTATTTCAGTTACAGCCTGCCTATTATTATTGCAGCCTGCTTTGCATCTCTGTTGGTTATGCTAGGCTTTATGTTATTAGTTATTCCTGGTATTTATCTTTGTATTGCTTATATTTTTACTTTGCCACTGATTATTGAAAAAGGCATGGATTTTTGGCAAGCAATGGAAACTTCACGCAAAGCGGTACATCAACACTGGTTCAAGATTTTTTTCATTTATGTCATGATAGGGATAATTTACTTGATCAGCCTGATACCTTTTGGCATCGGTTTGATCTGGGCAGTGCCTTTTTTTGTTGCTTTACATGGGGTTTTATATCGCAGAATATTTGGTATTGATGCTATTTAG